A genomic segment from Nitratiruptor sp. YY08-10 encodes:
- a CDS encoding CTP synthase: MTRYIFVTGGVLSSLGKGISSASIGALLKNSGLNVSILKIDPYINVDPGTMSPLEHGEVFVTADGAETDLDLGHYERFLDVKLSKLNNFTTGQVYLSVIQRERKGDYLGKTIQVVPHIVEEIKSRIRKAGKGKDVLIVELGGTVGDIEGLPFLEAIRELTHDLGIHKAYNIHVTLVPYIAAAGELKTKPTQHSVQELRRIGISPDMIIARCERPLPNDVRTKIARSCGIPENSVIEAKDAETIYKVPLNFLRQNILEPISHQLKLGHLKPQMDEWDMIVKKIIAPKDEVTIAFVGKYLGLKESYKSLTEALVHAGAALDTKVNIKWVDSELIEAEGVEEFMKDVHGILVAGGFGERGVQGKIEAIRYAREHQIPYLGICLGMQLSIIEFARNVLDIEDANSMEFDPDTKHPFIYLIDEFIDTSGQKQIRTHTSPMGGTMRLGEYACKVKEGTKLWQAYHHQDVIYERHRHRYEANPQYRDMLESQGMIVSGESEEGLIEAVEIEKHPWFVGVQFHPEFTSHLQKPNPLITAFIKNSLEHR; the protein is encoded by the coding sequence ATGACCAGATATATATTTGTTACAGGTGGTGTTCTCAGTTCACTGGGAAAAGGAATTTCTAGTGCCAGCATCGGTGCGCTTTTAAAAAATAGCGGTCTGAATGTTTCAATACTCAAAATCGATCCGTATATCAATGTAGACCCAGGAACGATGTCTCCTTTAGAGCATGGTGAGGTTTTTGTGACGGCTGATGGAGCTGAGACGGATTTGGATCTTGGCCATTATGAGCGTTTTTTGGATGTGAAACTCTCCAAACTCAATAATTTCACCACAGGACAGGTTTATCTTTCGGTGATTCAAAGAGAACGAAAAGGGGACTATCTAGGAAAAACGATCCAGGTGGTCCCACATATTGTTGAGGAGATCAAGAGTCGCATCAGAAAAGCCGGAAAAGGCAAAGATGTTTTGATCGTAGAGCTTGGTGGAACGGTTGGGGATATCGAAGGCCTCCCTTTTTTGGAAGCGATTCGAGAACTTACCCACGATCTAGGCATTCATAAAGCGTACAATATCCATGTTACCCTTGTGCCATACATTGCTGCAGCTGGTGAACTTAAAACCAAACCGACCCAACATAGCGTTCAAGAGCTTAGACGTATCGGGATCAGTCCAGATATGATCATAGCGCGGTGTGAACGACCGCTTCCAAACGATGTGAGAACGAAGATCGCTAGAAGTTGTGGCATTCCGGAAAATAGCGTTATAGAAGCGAAAGATGCAGAAACTATCTATAAAGTGCCCCTCAATTTCCTTAGGCAAAATATCCTTGAACCAATCTCACATCAATTGAAGCTTGGCCATCTCAAACCGCAGATGGATGAGTGGGATATGATCGTCAAGAAGATCATAGCACCAAAAGATGAGGTAACGATCGCTTTTGTGGGTAAATACCTGGGGCTCAAAGAGTCCTACAAGTCTTTGACTGAAGCACTTGTACATGCCGGAGCGGCGCTGGATACAAAAGTCAATATCAAATGGGTAGACAGTGAGCTCATAGAAGCAGAAGGTGTTGAAGAGTTTATGAAAGATGTTCATGGTATCCTGGTTGCTGGCGGTTTTGGCGAGCGAGGGGTCCAAGGCAAAATTGAGGCTATCCGATATGCAAGAGAGCATCAAATTCCATATCTTGGCATATGCCTTGGTATGCAGCTTAGTATCATAGAGTTTGCAAGAAATGTTTTAGACATCGAAGATGCAAATTCGATGGAGTTTGATCCAGACACGAAACATCCATTTATATACTTAATAGATGAGTTTATCGATACATCAGGTCAAAAGCAGATCCGAACACACACCTCCCCGATGGGTGGAACGATGAGACTTGGTGAATATGCATGTAAAGTAAAAGAGGGCACAAAACTATGGCAGGCGTATCATCATCAAGATGTGATTTATGAGCGCCATCGTCATAGATATGAAGCAAACCCCCAGTATCGGGATATGCTCGAATCACAGGGTATGATTGTAAGCGGAGAGAGCGAAGAGGGGCTGATAGAAGCTGTAGAAATTGAGAAACATCCTTGGTTTGTAGGCGTTCAGTTTCATCCCGAATTTACCTCCCATCTTCAAAAACCAAATCCATTGATCACTGCTTTTATTAAAAACTCTTTAGAGCATCGATGA
- the recJ gene encoding single-stranded-DNA-specific exonuclease RecJ: protein MRVLTKQDVLRLLQERFQEGFVKLSSLPHPSTLKDMQKASLRIVDAIKKGEKIAVVGDYDVDGVVSTALMKEFFHLLEYPVVAKIPNRFKHGYGLSPKIIEELGDVDLIITVDNGISAHEAAMLCKEKGIDLIITDHHTPPKTLPPAYAIVNPKQEQCSFAYTEICGAQVAWFLIGQLKQDLGLDVDMKQFLDILAVAIIADVMPLRHINRSLVQAGLKMFERSERPAVAYLRSVLKKHTFHSEDIGFTIAPIINSAGRMEDADLALKFLNAKDFFEASVYYARLLSLNVQRKEEERRVLQESLEQVGDERVIVVAGEDWNEGVVGIVASRLVDRFSRPAIVLTRDKNGSYKGSGRSVGAVDLYRLLEGTSHYLTRFGGHKKAAGLGLKKEHLQPFKESINALAQEIPQEDFIETSTVLGELPLSEIDWELIDILESFAPYGESNPVPKFFASNVEVLEKRGVGEDGRHLLMTLRQNGNIFKAIHFHNATELQNDRIDIVYQPVKNIYNNSIYIQLHIKKIV from the coding sequence ATGAGAGTCCTTACAAAACAGGATGTTTTAAGGCTTTTACAGGAGCGTTTCCAAGAGGGTTTTGTGAAACTCTCCTCCCTTCCTCATCCATCAACCCTGAAAGATATGCAAAAAGCCTCTTTGCGAATTGTCGATGCAATAAAAAAAGGTGAAAAAATTGCCGTTGTCGGTGATTATGATGTGGATGGAGTGGTTTCGACTGCTTTGATGAAGGAGTTTTTCCATTTACTGGAGTATCCAGTTGTTGCTAAAATTCCCAATCGATTCAAACATGGGTATGGTTTGAGTCCAAAAATCATTGAAGAGCTTGGCGATGTTGATCTTATTATTACTGTAGATAACGGTATCAGTGCCCATGAAGCAGCAATGCTCTGTAAAGAAAAAGGAATCGATCTCATCATCACTGACCACCATACACCTCCTAAGACTCTTCCACCAGCATATGCTATCGTCAATCCAAAACAGGAGCAATGTTCATTTGCTTATACGGAGATTTGTGGGGCTCAGGTTGCCTGGTTTTTGATAGGACAGCTCAAACAGGATTTGGGGCTGGATGTGGATATGAAACAGTTTTTGGATATTTTGGCTGTGGCAATTATAGCGGATGTGATGCCCCTGCGACATATCAACCGCTCATTAGTGCAAGCCGGATTAAAGATGTTTGAGCGAAGCGAAAGACCTGCTGTTGCCTATCTTCGCTCAGTTTTGAAAAAACATACTTTTCACTCTGAAGATATAGGATTTACTATTGCTCCGATTATCAATAGTGCCGGGCGCATGGAAGATGCCGATTTGGCGTTAAAGTTTTTAAATGCCAAAGACTTTTTTGAAGCAAGTGTCTATTACGCGAGACTTCTTTCGCTCAATGTGCAAAGAAAAGAGGAAGAGAGAAGGGTGTTACAAGAATCTTTGGAACAAGTCGGAGATGAAAGAGTCATCGTGGTAGCCGGAGAGGACTGGAATGAAGGAGTTGTGGGGATTGTTGCTTCTAGATTGGTGGATCGATTTTCCAGACCCGCTATTGTACTCACAAGGGATAAAAACGGTTCGTACAAAGGAAGCGGAAGAAGTGTAGGTGCAGTGGACCTGTATCGATTACTGGAAGGAACAAGCCACTATCTTACCCGTTTCGGAGGGCACAAAAAGGCTGCGGGGCTTGGCTTGAAAAAAGAACATCTGCAACCTTTTAAAGAATCCATCAATGCACTCGCTCAAGAGATTCCTCAAGAAGATTTCATCGAAACATCGACAGTATTGGGGGAACTCCCATTGAGTGAGATAGACTGGGAGTTGATCGATATCCTAGAGAGCTTTGCGCCCTATGGAGAAAGCAACCCTGTGCCCAAATTTTTTGCTTCCAATGTGGAGGTTTTGGAAAAGAGGGGGGTTGGAGAAGATGGAAGACATCTTTTGATGACGCTCAGACAAAACGGTAATATATTCAAGGCTATTCATTTCCATAATGCAACAGAACTGCAAAATGATAGGATTGATATCGTGTATCAGCCTGTAAAAAATATTTACAATAATTCTATCTACATACAGTTACATATCAAGAAAATAGTTTGA
- a CDS encoding rhodanese-like domain-containing protein, which produces MAKLTEFEQTVAQRIKEQIELNKEKPELGNVDLEKAMELLKEAGAILLDVRPPAKVNGENAEEADIPDSYYTPYTEFTEYLDILPADKTTPIITACLKGYFANRVKGYLEMLGYENVYAFGGNIEDWIAAHKAHTGEI; this is translated from the coding sequence ATGGCTAAACTAACAGAATTTGAACAAACGGTAGCACAAAGAATCAAAGAGCAGATTGAGCTCAATAAAGAAAAACCGGAACTTGGCAATGTAGACCTGGAAAAAGCGATGGAGCTATTAAAAGAAGCAGGAGCGATTTTGCTTGATGTGCGACCACCTGCCAAAGTAAATGGAGAAAATGCAGAAGAGGCTGATATTCCGGATAGCTACTATACTCCGTATACTGAATTTACTGAATATCTTGACATCTTGCCTGCTGACAAGACAACGCCTATTATCACGGCGTGTTTAAAAGGTTACTTTGCCAACAGAGTCAAGGGATATCTTGAAATGCTTGGATATGAAAATGTCTATGCATTCGGTGGCAATATAGAAGACTGGATAGCGGCGCATAAAGCGCATACAGGTGAGATATAA
- a CDS encoding arginyltransferase: protein MNKLQECHSIDFCTLDYECAYLPDKKTRMLYRYIPKATKELASALIKRGWRRFGHSYFHPICQGCNECKNLRIDVKSFKPSKSQRRAIKKNANTKIYINEPSLTYEHLDLYNKYHKFKEKKSGWKYNEMDLQTYYEEFVVGAHVFGKEVLYFHDNRLVGVDLIDILDDGISAIYFYYDPDYEKLSLGIYSLIVQINLARNLGLDWIYLGYWVDGCASFAYKTKFQPYEILEGFPAIDEEPLWQSVVN from the coding sequence ATGAATAAACTACAAGAGTGTCATTCTATCGATTTTTGCACACTCGATTATGAGTGTGCCTATCTGCCCGATAAAAAAACAAGAATGCTGTATCGCTACATCCCCAAAGCCACCAAAGAGTTGGCGAGCGCTTTGATCAAAAGGGGCTGGAGACGCTTTGGGCACTCCTATTTTCATCCTATATGCCAGGGATGTAACGAGTGTAAAAATCTAAGAATTGACGTAAAAAGCTTCAAACCATCAAAAAGCCAGCGACGAGCCATCAAAAAAAACGCAAACACAAAAATCTATATCAATGAGCCCTCTTTGACATACGAACACCTTGATCTATACAACAAATACCACAAATTCAAAGAGAAAAAAAGCGGATGGAAATATAATGAGATGGATCTACAAACCTATTATGAAGAGTTTGTAGTAGGCGCTCACGTTTTTGGCAAAGAAGTCCTGTATTTTCATGACAACAGACTGGTAGGGGTGGACCTGATAGATATTTTAGACGATGGTATCAGCGCAATCTATTTTTATTATGATCCAGATTACGAAAAGCTCTCTCTGGGCATCTACTCACTTATCGTACAGATCAACCTTGCCAGAAATCTCGGACTTGATTGGATCTATCTGGGATACTGGGTGGATGGATGCGCTTCATTTGCTTACAAAACAAAATTCCAGCCCTATGAAATACTTGAGGGTTTTCCTGCAATCGATGAAGAACCTCTTTGGCAGTCTGTAGTGAACTAA
- a CDS encoding NAD(P)/FAD-dependent oxidoreductase, translating to MTEKQKLKQAQEVMEELLKKEGLSRRDALKIMGLGSVGAFGLGGSTASAAEGGRSSGKKATIVIVGGGAGGIMALARLHRSAPNAKIILIAPNDIHLYQPGQVFMAAGLYTADEIKKPNKNFIPSDVEWVKESVKEFDPDNNQVITDSNKKIKYDFLVVATGLAYDYERIEGMSKDLVGKHGISSVYLNDPVKGDVSGGSKTWEWFKQLRVAAEKASPDNPIQAIYTQPDTPIKCGGAPQKILYLSDDFLRGNGPGGGADVHKNVRSYFCKKGTKLFGIPSYNKTLVEEVTPMYGNIEDKWNHVLRKIDPVKKVATFEHTYKVKGEWDPDLEEYDYITKKEMVEMPYDFIHIVPPMKPVDAVANSPLGWQKGTAKGWLEVDRYTLQHRRYKNVFGIGDILGIPLGKTGGSARHHGPVLQENLIAVMEGKEPKAKFDGYTVCPLKTQYGKIMLAEFNYDGPAPTFSFLDPSKPRWIWWAFDLYMLKPMYWTLMLRGLM from the coding sequence ATGACAGAGAAGCAGAAACTCAAGCAGGCACAAGAAGTGATGGAAGAGCTGTTAAAAAAAGAGGGGCTATCGAGACGGGATGCTCTCAAGATAATGGGTCTTGGCTCTGTGGGGGCTTTTGGACTCGGTGGTTCGACTGCATCTGCGGCTGAAGGTGGAAGAAGCAGCGGCAAAAAAGCGACTATCGTCATCGTTGGCGGTGGGGCAGGTGGGATTATGGCACTTGCCAGACTTCATAGAAGTGCGCCGAATGCAAAAATCATTCTTATCGCTCCAAACGATATTCACCTCTATCAACCGGGCCAAGTATTTATGGCTGCAGGGCTCTATACGGCAGATGAGATTAAAAAACCAAACAAAAATTTCATTCCAAGTGATGTAGAGTGGGTGAAAGAGAGTGTCAAAGAGTTTGATCCGGACAACAACCAAGTTATTACTGACTCCAACAAAAAAATCAAATATGACTTTTTGGTTGTAGCAACCGGGCTAGCGTATGATTATGAGCGAATTGAGGGAATGAGCAAAGATCTTGTCGGAAAACATGGCATTTCAAGTGTGTATCTCAATGATCCCGTGAAAGGGGATGTGAGCGGCGGATCAAAAACATGGGAGTGGTTCAAGCAGCTAAGAGTGGCAGCAGAAAAAGCATCCCCGGACAATCCTATCCAAGCAATCTACACCCAACCCGACACGCCTATCAAATGTGGTGGGGCTCCGCAAAAGATTTTATACCTCAGTGATGATTTCTTGCGAGGTAACGGGCCTGGAGGCGGAGCAGATGTGCATAAAAATGTGAGATCCTATTTTTGTAAAAAAGGAACAAAACTTTTTGGAATCCCTTCTTACAATAAAACCCTTGTAGAAGAAGTAACGCCAATGTATGGCAACATCGAAGATAAGTGGAATCACGTTTTACGAAAAATCGATCCTGTTAAAAAAGTTGCTACATTCGAGCATACCTATAAAGTCAAAGGGGAGTGGGATCCAGATTTAGAAGAGTATGACTACATTACAAAAAAAGAGATGGTTGAGATGCCATATGATTTCATCCATATCGTTCCTCCGATGAAACCGGTTGATGCTGTGGCGAATTCTCCACTTGGATGGCAAAAAGGAACGGCAAAAGGGTGGCTTGAAGTTGATAGATACACATTGCAGCATCGACGATACAAAAATGTTTTTGGTATCGGAGACATTTTAGGTATTCCGCTTGGAAAAACAGGAGGAAGTGCAAGACACCATGGACCAGTACTCCAAGAGAACTTGATTGCTGTGATGGAAGGAAAAGAGCCAAAAGCGAAATTTGACGGATATACCGTATGTCCATTAAAAACCCAATATGGCAAAATTATGCTTGCGGAATTCAACTATGATGGACCGGCACCGACGTTCTCATTTTTGGATCCTTCCAAACCTCGATGGATCTGGTGGGCATTTGACTTGTATATGCTCAAACCGATGTATTGGACATTAATGCTTCGAGGTTTAATGTAA
- a CDS encoding TOBE domain-containing protein has translation MQLGLSPYLDIGGKRVDIHKVCTLLEALQEEGSLLRASKKCAMSYKGVWDLLALLNSEKEQLTSSKIGGLRGGGSDLTPFGKRLLQKMQELLEIEHQLNRLIKSYETINGLKQFKKLLQNSLYKNIIPVVIEEVKTKGKEVVVAGSYNQNRLKARVSKPKEQFFVGQKVYFVFDPSAANHKGENFLKGIYAGKESGKTKLIVDDLEILVEGKVELKNGLAYVSIRPKSIQVIPCNFD, from the coding sequence ATGCAACTTGGTTTGAGTCCCTATCTGGATATTGGTGGGAAAAGAGTGGATATTCATAAAGTGTGTACACTCTTAGAAGCTTTGCAAGAAGAGGGTTCCCTTCTTCGGGCTTCAAAAAAGTGTGCAATGAGTTATAAAGGGGTATGGGATCTTTTGGCTTTGCTCAATAGCGAAAAGGAGCAGCTCACTTCATCGAAAATTGGTGGACTACGAGGTGGAGGAAGTGATCTGACACCGTTTGGCAAAAGGTTATTGCAAAAGATGCAAGAGCTTTTGGAAATTGAACACCAACTCAATAGATTGATCAAAAGTTATGAAACTATAAACGGACTCAAGCAGTTTAAAAAACTTCTGCAAAATTCGCTATATAAAAATATAATACCTGTTGTGATAGAAGAGGTGAAAACGAAAGGCAAAGAGGTTGTGGTTGCCGGAAGTTACAATCAAAATCGCCTAAAGGCGAGAGTATCCAAACCAAAAGAACAATTTTTTGTAGGACAAAAGGTCTATTTTGTATTTGATCCATCGGCAGCAAATCATAAAGGTGAGAATTTCTTAAAAGGAATTTATGCCGGTAAAGAGAGTGGAAAAACGAAGCTGATTGTCGATGATCTTGAAATTTTGGTAGAAGGAAAGGTCGAGCTGAAAAATGGTTTAGCCTATGTATCAATCAGGCCAAAAAGTATTCAGGTAATTCCATGCAATTTCGATTAA
- a CDS encoding M48 family metallopeptidase, protein MQFRLKRERRKSLKIEIQDEEVIVKAPYWISKRGVDLFIKAHRSWIEKELQKASLRKKRFCFEEKFLLLGGRYPLRKGNKELCFQNGSFWVEEPSQEAFQTFYKNFAMGYLRLRTKVIAAKYNCLYNDIKITGAKKRWGSCTSKRNINFSYRVVMLPPDLIDYIIVHELSHLTYMNHSKAFWSLVHSRMPDYKERHRRIAAFLVDDI, encoded by the coding sequence ATGCAATTTCGATTAAAAAGGGAGAGACGAAAAAGTTTAAAGATAGAAATCCAAGACGAGGAAGTTATTGTCAAAGCCCCATACTGGATATCCAAAAGAGGGGTTGATCTGTTTATAAAGGCCCATCGGTCCTGGATAGAAAAGGAGCTGCAAAAGGCCTCACTAAGAAAAAAGAGATTCTGTTTTGAGGAGAAATTCTTACTTCTTGGAGGGCGTTATCCCCTTCGAAAAGGGAACAAAGAACTATGCTTTCAAAACGGTTCTTTTTGGGTTGAAGAACCGAGTCAAGAAGCCTTTCAAACATTTTACAAAAATTTCGCCATGGGATATTTGCGCTTGAGAACAAAAGTTATTGCAGCAAAATATAACTGTCTATATAACGATATCAAGATTACAGGTGCCAAGAAGCGATGGGGAAGCTGTACATCGAAAAGAAATATCAATTTCAGCTACAGAGTAGTAATGCTGCCTCCCGATCTCATTGATTACATTATTGTGCATGAGCTTTCTCATCTGACATATATGAACCATTCCAAAGCGTTTTGGAGTCTTGTTCATAGCAGAATGCCTGATTACAAAGAGCGGCACAGAAGGATTGCCGCATTTTTAGTCGATGATATTTAA
- a CDS encoding EAL domain-containing protein translates to MKNFLQENKQLFRWITMEHEKFLEELLTLLIQDNITNEKAEDFGAEIFEKGISFSKLAIFLDLFSQKLNTKEYENYLIVRDKVAKGYLRRRLPQEIESLKLGINNNPNIVSKDDLAIITELLHWLEKLIDSVLHETKPPEINGRIAEFIAFVNERSGIFFDNATVKKDFLKTNNELYQCAKEAVDFYEQRRYFYFNLTYIELIALFLKMTTLMSGMFLEEELLSIYIDPITKLPNRFQLLKDLDKFSNVYLLILNIRSFSRLNVLYGYDFGDGILKKLANILMQTCAIKSYRIYGDEFAVLVENEEDVYRLYDRLNGTIEIKTKDEPFTLYFYGAFDEFVPQALESCEFALFRSDKKELLDSRVVKEMIHEVKHELTMTQKLKEIMVKDSIIPYYQPIYSTHEDNEKIIKYEVLMRLEYDGKLLQPGEFLSILLEAPFYTEFTKSILIKSFQTFANNDFTFSVNFTLKDIKDKNIKILLDTLCRQQPKVAKRLTIEIVESEALKEFELLNDFIQYFKKCGISFALDDFGSGYSNFAQFAKLDIDYIKIDGSIVQNLLTDEKMQKLLDSIIAFADTLQLNTIAEYVDKKELFDLLKNRVDMIQGYYIGKPQPILQESQL, encoded by the coding sequence ATTACTATGGAACATGAAAAATTTTTAGAAGAACTGCTGACTTTATTGATCCAAGACAATATTACGAATGAAAAAGCAGAGGATTTTGGTGCCGAAATTTTTGAAAAGGGGATCAGTTTTTCAAAGCTTGCTATTTTTTTAGATCTTTTTTCTCAAAAATTGAATACGAAAGAGTATGAAAACTATCTTATAGTTCGGGATAAAGTAGCCAAAGGTTATCTTCGAAGAAGACTTCCACAAGAGATCGAGAGCTTGAAACTTGGTATCAACAACAATCCAAATATTGTGTCAAAAGATGATTTAGCGATTATTACAGAACTTTTGCACTGGCTGGAAAAATTGATAGATTCTGTTTTACATGAAACCAAGCCTCCTGAAATCAATGGGAGAATAGCTGAATTTATAGCATTTGTGAATGAAAGAAGCGGGATATTTTTTGATAACGCAACGGTAAAAAAAGATTTTTTAAAAACAAACAACGAACTATATCAATGCGCCAAAGAGGCTGTTGATTTTTATGAGCAAAGACGCTATTTTTATTTTAATCTTACCTATATTGAGCTTATAGCTCTTTTTTTAAAAATGACTACACTGATGAGTGGAATGTTTTTGGAAGAGGAACTTCTATCTATTTATATCGATCCGATTACGAAATTACCAAATCGTTTCCAGCTTCTAAAAGATCTTGATAAATTTTCCAATGTGTATCTTTTGATTCTTAATATCCGCTCTTTTTCAAGACTGAATGTATTGTATGGGTACGATTTTGGTGATGGGATTTTGAAAAAACTGGCAAATATTTTGATGCAAACGTGTGCCATAAAAAGTTATCGAATTTATGGGGATGAATTTGCTGTTTTGGTTGAAAATGAAGAGGATGTGTATCGGTTGTATGATAGACTCAATGGCACAATAGAAATTAAAACGAAGGATGAGCCGTTTACCCTCTATTTTTATGGTGCGTTTGATGAGTTTGTTCCTCAAGCTTTGGAATCATGTGAATTTGCACTTTTTCGAAGTGATAAAAAAGAGTTATTGGATTCAAGAGTAGTCAAAGAGATGATTCATGAAGTAAAACATGAACTTACAATGACACAAAAACTCAAAGAGATAATGGTCAAAGACAGCATCATTCCATACTATCAACCAATATATAGTACACACGAGGATAATGAAAAAATCATTAAATATGAAGTGTTGATGCGATTGGAATATGATGGAAAACTTTTACAGCCAGGAGAGTTTTTATCAATTTTACTAGAGGCGCCTTTCTATACGGAATTTACTAAATCGATACTTATTAAAAGTTTTCAAACCTTTGCAAATAACGATTTTACCTTTAGTGTCAATTTTACGCTCAAAGATATAAAAGATAAAAATATAAAGATACTGCTTGACACTTTATGCAGACAACAACCTAAAGTTGCTAAGCGACTTACGATAGAGATTGTTGAGAGTGAAGCTTTAAAAGAGTTTGAACTGCTCAATGACTTTATCCAATATTTTAAAAAATGTGGCATTTCATTTGCATTAGATGATTTCGGAAGCGGATATTCCAATTTTGCGCAATTTGCAAAACTTGATATCGATTATATCAAAATTGATGGTTCAATTGTCCAAAATCTTCTAACAGATGAGAAAATGCAAAAGCTGTTGGATTCTATTATCGCATTTGCCGATACATTACAACTCAATACAATTGCAGAATATGTGGATAAGAAAGAGCTTTTTGATTTATTGAAAAATCGTGTTGATATGATACAAGGATATTATATCGGTAAACCTCAGCCTATCCTACAAGAATCGCAACTTTAG
- a CDS encoding DUF481 domain-containing protein produces MKKFLILASIVFSLFAKTEQKIEFGYFATTGNSNSSSVSAGYSLQTYWTKSTKFDLKADMLYSKKDGETDNERYRLGSDLFFNYNKRLFTFVKFGFLRNRFEGYDAQYSVNPGIGYKLSLNQKHEVNLLGGYEYRYNDLTTNQKQDFHYIKAEIDYTYHITSKNSLTANFYTIENMEENRDYESKLDTSLDLHIVDQLGLKLSYEIKYDNLPPEGKKKSDTLTKLSLTYTF; encoded by the coding sequence ATGAAAAAGTTTTTGATACTGGCATCTATTGTTTTTTCGCTTTTTGCCAAAACAGAGCAAAAAATAGAGTTTGGCTATTTTGCTACAACGGGAAACTCCAACTCCAGTTCCGTAAGTGCCGGATATTCTCTTCAAACGTACTGGACCAAATCGACCAAATTTGACCTGAAAGCGGATATGCTCTATTCAAAGAAGGATGGAGAAACGGATAATGAGCGATACCGACTCGGTAGCGATCTTTTCTTCAATTACAACAAACGTCTTTTTACGTTTGTAAAGTTTGGCTTCTTGCGCAATAGATTCGAGGGATATGATGCCCAGTACAGCGTCAACCCGGGAATCGGTTATAAACTCTCACTCAACCAAAAACATGAAGTCAATCTGCTTGGCGGATACGAGTACCGTTACAATGACCTTACAACGAACCAAAAACAGGATTTTCATTATATAAAAGCAGAAATCGACTATACTTATCACATAACCTCAAAAAATAGTTTAACAGCAAATTTTTATACCATTGAAAATATGGAAGAAAACCGAGACTATGAGAGCAAACTCGATACGTCCCTCGACCTACACATAGTTGATCAGCTCGGTCTCAAACTCTCCTATGAGATCAAATACGACAACCTCCCACCAGAAGGGAAAAAAAAGAGTGATACTCTTACAAAACTCTCTTTAACCTACACTTTTTAA